In Methanobacterium aggregans, the genomic stretch GAATTTTGGAAAGATTCAACATATATAGAAGTAATAAACTCAGCTAACTACCACGATAACATTTGGACTGTCATCAAAGCCCATAATTACGGCCCAGATAATGCAACAAACGTTCAAATCTCAGACACTCTACCTTTGGGTTTAGTTCCAGATTATAGTCAGATTTGGCTTAGTACCGATGGTGCAAATAATTGGATCCTTACAAGTAGTTATTCTGGTAATACTTGGACTATAACTGACTTACCTAACGGTGCTGAATATTGGCTTGCAATCTGGACACAGGTTACTGCTCATAATACCACTGTGATAAACACTGCAACCCAAACTGGCCAATACCAGTATCCATATAATGGATACGATTCATCTACCGCATCTTTAACTGTAGCACCTGCAGCTAATGTTGATCTTGCAAACGAGTTCAGAGGAACATATAATGGTTCTACCATAACCCAGGCAAATTATCATGACGTCATTTGGGCTGTTATAAGCTCTTATAACAAAGGCCCTGATAATGCAACCATGACCATTGCAAATATTCCAGCAGGATTCATACCAAACGGTAACTACACGGTGAGTTATGATAATGGATTGACTTGGGTTGGGGTTGATGGTTCATTCACAGATGGCATTTGGACAATACATATTCCTGCTGGTTTGACTTACTTACTGGCAATACCGGGGCAGGTTAATCAAACAAGTACTGTAACTAACACTGCAAACCAAACTGCCCAGGATATATATCATTCTGAACAGTTTGAGACAATTACAACTTCATTAAATGTACCACCAGCTGCTGATGTTGTAGTTACTAAAACTTGGGAGAACACTAGTGGTAGTCATATAACCAATGCTAATTATCTGGATACTGTTGTTTCTCACATTACTGTGACTAATAATGGGCCTGATAATGCTAACAGTGTGGTTTTAACTGATCATTTACCAGCAGGCTTCCAGTTAAATGCAGCTCAGTCTTACATACGATACGGACAATTAGATAGTTCTAGATGGAGTTTAGCTGATTGTACTGATTGGAGTTATGATGAGGCAACTGGACTGTTCACCTGGAACATTACAAAGCATTTAGGGGTTGCTATGTACTCAGGTCTGGCTAACGCTTGTGAAGTATGGTTGTACTTCACCAACACAGCACATAACAACACCCAAGTGCTTAACACTGCAGAAGTTGACCCACAAAGTTCAGAACAGTACGATCCAAACACATCTAACAACGTGGCTACAAGCTCCTACACAGCAAACGCAGCTGCAAATGTGGGCGTAACTAAAGAGTTCCGGACTGATTACCAGAATTCAACTAGCACTACAAACACTGCTAATTACTACACTCCAATATGGGTAATGGTTCATGTAACTAATGCTGGTCCGGACGCAGTTGATGGTTTGCAAGTAACTGATATTCTTCCAGCAGGTTTAACTTACTTGAATGAGTACTTCGTATCTCATGATGGTGGATTAACCTGGACTGTGGAAGATGTTTACAATGCAACCACTGGTGTTTGGAATATCGGCTCCATGTTAAATGGTGCTGATTACTGGCTTGCTGTGCTTGCACAGGTTGATGGGCATAACACCACCATTACAAATGTTGCTAATAAGACACAGTCCACATTTGACTGGAACGCTACAAACGATAATGGTAATGCAACTTTAACTGTTCCTGCAGCAGCGGACGTGTACGTTAACACTTCTACAAGTAAAAACAACCCAAATGTTGGTGAAAAAGTAGTGGTTAGAGTTAAAGCCGGTAACAACGGACCTGATGCTGCTCAGAACGTAATAGTAACCTACAATGTACCAGAAGGTATGGAGTTTGTAAGTCTAGCATGGGAAGCAGGCTATCCTGCACCTGTATACGACCCAACAACCCGAACCGTAACCTGGAACCTCGGTAACCTCGCGGTGATTGACCCTTGGATGGATATTACGCTAAGAGCTGTCAGCGCTGGTGCAACAAGCGGTGATGCAA encodes the following:
- a CDS encoding DUF11 domain-containing protein; this encodes MQKNIPKGLLMITLTFLFTLTIAGAAFAATGDQVTNAIVTPNTLPLVNSNSTQGGNDQFVVNTTPAQGFPTNGSSYANINTGNAAESSANLTLNLTIPQGAKTLSFDWRFATNDYPPFNDWAKAEIVDGNSVTNVLLLPNGKKVDVQNALSYLSPTYPNNIGYARITPMYTTTTDISAYAGKNILLVLSVADAVDTDFTSALFIDNLHIKTIADLNLNEYTNDGNNWNYHTQHTFYVNLTNKGYTANNVVLTDTLPPGLQFVSASDGGSYSNGVITWNIGTLNAGASILRNITVYVTGHNILATNTATATTSTYEANTNDNTGSLTINVHAAASIDISKEFWKDSTYIEVINSANYHDNIWTVIKAHNYGPDNATNVQISDTLPLGLVPDYSQIWLSTDGANNWILTSSYSGNTWTITDLPNGAEYWLAIWTQVTAHNTTVINTATQTGQYQYPYNGYDSSTASLTVAPAANVDLANEFRGTYNGSTITQANYHDVIWAVISSYNKGPDNATMTIANIPAGFIPNGNYTVSYDNGLTWVGVDGSFTDGIWTIHIPAGLTYLLAIPGQVNQTSTVTNTANQTAQDIYHSEQFETITTSLNVPPAADVVVTKTWENTSGSHITNANYLDTVVSHITVTNNGPDNANSVVLTDHLPAGFQLNAAQSYIRYGQLDSSRWSLADCTDWSYDEATGLFTWNITKHLGVAMYSGLANACEVWLYFTNTAHNNTQVLNTAEVDPQSSEQYDPNTSNNVATSSYTANAAANVGVTKEFRTDYQNSTSTTNTANYYTPIWVMVHVTNAGPDAVDGLQVTDILPAGLTYLNEYFVSHDGGLTWTVEDVYNATTGVWNIGSMLNGADYWLAVLAQVDGHNTTITNVANKTQSTFDWNATNDNGNATLTVPAAADVYVNTSTSKNNPNVGEKVVVRVKAGNNGPDAAQNVIVTYNVPEGMEFVSLAWEAGYPAPVYDPTTRTVTWNLGNLAVIDPWMDITLRAVSAGATSGDASVSSDTYDPVSGNNLESGAISVEQVQVNAATVDSTVPMQKTGLPIGMILTALLVLLTGFVMPRRK